The following coding sequences lie in one Arachis ipaensis cultivar K30076 chromosome B03, Araip1.1, whole genome shotgun sequence genomic window:
- the LOC107632939 gene encoding protein NRT1/ PTR FAMILY 1.2-like produces MRFPTFSLLFLSANETFENVASVGLHINMILYLLYEYHFDPATGAIIIFLWNAMSNFMPIFGAFLSDSLLGRFRVIAGGTVMELLGLVVLWLTAIIRSARPPECHAQPCPTPTPPQLLLLISSLALTAIGAGGIRPCSIAFGADQINHPENPQNERNMKSFFNWYYVSVGISVMVAVIFIVYIQAKYGWIVGFGIPVGLMIVSATVFFLGSLLYVKVKPNKSLFTGFAQVIAAAWKNRHLALPPNNSETSWYFKNGSNLVEPTNKARYLNKACMIKNRERELDSDGIPVDPWNLCTVRQVEELKAIIKVLPMWSTGIILATIISQHSFSVVQAGSMDRHLFGLELPPTSFSVFLILSLTIWVAIYDRLLIPLLKSRGLTLKHRMGAGLVLSCLAMVVAALVERKRRNEAIKEGFIDNPKGVVHMSAMWLVPQYCLTGLAEALNAIGQIEFYYSQFPKTMSSIAVALFYLGLGMGNLVASIIVKVVNVGTRRSNGVSWLSTNLNRGYYDYYYALLSILSFINVLYFLLCSWIYGNTQDINNWDDEQEADHGIHKI; encoded by the exons ATGCGATTTCcaactttttctcttctttttctttcagcAAATGAGACCTTCGAAAATGTTGCAAGTGTAGGTCTGCATATAAATATGATATTGTACTTACTGTATGAGTATCATTTTGATCCTGCAACCGGAGCTATCATTATATTCCTGTGGAATGCCATGTCCAATTTCATGCCTATCTTTGGCGCTTTTCTTTCTGATTCTCTCCTTGGAAGATTTCGTGTTATTGCAGGAGGAACTGTCATGGAGCTTCTT GGCCTAGTTGTGTTGTGGCTTACTGCAATCATACGGAGTGCAAGGCCTCCGGAGTGTCACGCGCAGCCATGTCCAACTCCGACGCCACCTCAACTGCTGCTTCTTATCTCTTCCCTTGCTTTAACAGCTATAGGAGCTGGTGGCATTAGGCCATGCTCCATAGCCTTTGGTGCTGATCAAATCAACCACCCTGAGAACCCTCAAAATGAGAGGAATATGAAGAGCTTCTTCAATTGGTACTATGTTTCGGTTGGAATATCAGTGATGGTGGCAGTGATATTCATTGTGTACATTCAAGCCAAATATGGATGGATTGTAGGTTTTGGGATTCCTGTAGGGCTAATGATAGTTTCAGCAAcagtgttcttcttgggttctcTCTTGTATGTCAAAGTGAAACCAAATAAGAGTTTATTCACAGGATTTGCACAAGTGATTGCCGCAGCTTGGAAAAACAGACACTTGGCCTTGCCTCCTAACAATTCTGAAACCAGTTGGTATTTCAAAAATGGATCAAATCTCGTTGAACCAACAAATAAAGCAAG GTACCTGAACAAGGCTTGCATGATCAAgaacagagagagagagttggACTCTGATGGAATTCCGGTTGATCCATGGAATCTATGCACAGTGAGACAAGTGGAAGAGTTGAAAGCAATTATCAAAGTGCTTCCCATGTGGTCCACCGGAATCATCCTTGCCACCATCATCTCCCAGCACAGTTTCTCTGTGGTCCAAGCAGGCAGCATGGACCGCCACCTCTTTGGATTAGAGCTTCCACCAACTAGCTTCAGTGTCTTCTTGATCCTCTCTTTAACCATATGGGTTGCCATCTACGACCGCCTCCTAATTCCCTTGCTGAAATCAAGAGGACTGACATTGAAGCATAGAATGGGAGCAGGGTTAGTACTCTCATGTTTGGCCATGGTAGTTGCAGCATTGGTAGAGAGGAAGAGAAGGAACGAAGCCATAAAAGAAGGGTTCATAGACAACCCAAAAGGTGTGGTTCACATGTCTGCAATGTGGCTTGTTCCGCAGTATTGCTTAACTGGTTTAGCTGAGGCTCTTAATGCGATTGGACAGATAGAATTCTATTACTCTCAGTTCCCTAAAACAATGTCAAGCATTGCTGTTGCACTCTTCTACCTTGGATTAGGGATGGGGAACCTTGTAGCCAGCATCATTGTTAAGGTTGTGAATGTTGGAACAAGGAGATCAAATGGAGTGAGTTGGTTATCGACCAATCTTAACAGAGGATACTATGATTATTACTATGCGCTGCTCTCTATTCTAAGTTTTATTAATGTCTTGTACTTTCTTTTATGTAGTTGGATTTATGGGAATACTCAAGATATTAATAATTGGGATGATGAACAAGAGGCTGATCATGGCATACACAAAATTTGA